Proteins encoded within one genomic window of Anas platyrhynchos isolate ZD024472 breed Pekin duck chromosome 28, IASCAAS_PekinDuck_T2T, whole genome shotgun sequence:
- the ACLY gene encoding ATP-citrate synthase isoform X1 has translation MSAKAISEQTGKEFLYKYICTSSAIQNRFKYARVTPDTDWARLTQDHPWLLSERLVVKPDQLIKRRGKLGLVGINLTLDQVKVWLKQRLGQETTIANAKGILKNFLIEPFVPHKQEEEFYVCIYAAREGDYVLFHHEGGVDVGDVDAKAQKLLVAVDEKLSEADVKKQLLQYAPANKKDVLASFICGLFNLYEDLYFTYLEINPLVVTTDGVYILDLAAKIDATADYICKVKWGDVEFPPPFGREAYPEEAYIADLDAKSGASLKLTILNPKGRIWTMVAGGGASVVYSDTICDLGGVNELANYGEYSGAPSEQQTYDYAKTILSLMTREKHPEGKILIIGGSIANFTNVAATFKGIVRAIKDYQGPLKEHEVRIFVRRGGPNYQEGLRVMGEVGKTTGIPIHVFGTETHMTAIVGMALGHRPIPNQPPAAAHTANFLLNASGSPSTPAPSRTASFSESKPDDIAPAKKAKPTAPLDSIPASRPGSGKATTLFSRHTKAIIWGMQTRAVQGMLDFDYICSRDEPSVAAMVYPFTGDHRQKFYWGHKEILIPVYKNMSDAMRKHPEVDVLINFASLRSAYDSTVETMNYPQIRTIAIIAEGIPEALTRKLIKTADKKGVTIIGPATVGGIKPGCFKIGNTGGMLDNILASKLYRPGSVAYVSRSGGMSNELNNIISRTTDGVYEGVAIGGDRYPGSTFMDHVLRYQDTPGVKMIVVLGEIGGTEEYKICRGVKEGRITKPVVCWCIGTCATMFSSEVQFGHAGACANQASETAVAKNQALKEAGVFVPRSFDELGEVIQSVYQDLVAKRVIEPAEEVPPPTVPMDYSWARELGLIRKPASFMTSICDERGQELIYAGMPITEVFKEEMGIGGVLGLLWFQKRLPKYACQFIEMCLMVTADHGPAVSGAHNTIVCARAGKDLVSSLTSGLLTIGDRFGGALDAAAKMFSKAFDSGIIPMEFVNKMKKEGKLIMGIGHRVKSINNPDMRVQILKDYVKQHFPATPLLDYALEVEKITTSKKPNLILNVDGFIGVAFVDVLRNCGSFTREEADEYIDIGALNGIFVLGRSMGFIGHYLDQKRLKQGLYRHPWDDISYVLPEHMTM, from the exons ATGTCAGCCAAAGCTATCTCGGAGCAGACAGGGAAGGAGTTCCTGTACAAGTACATCTGCACATCCTCCGCCATCCAGAACCGCTTCAAGTATGCCCGAGTCACCCCGGACACCGACTGGGCACGACTCACCCAGGACCATCCCTGGCTCCTGAGCGAG CGTTTAGTGGTGAAGCCAGATCAGTTAATCAAGCGACGTGGGAAGCTCGGACTGGTTGGAATTAACCTCACCCTGGATCAGGTGAAGGTTTGGCTCAAGCAGCGTTTGGGACAAGAAACCACG ATTGCAAACGCCAAGGGAATCCTGAAGAATTTTCTGATTGAACCCTTCGTCCCTCACAAACAG gaggaagagtTCTATGTGTGCATATATGCTGCCCGGGAGGGAGACTATGTCCTCTTCCACCATGAAGGCGGTGTGGATGTGGGAGATGTTGATGCCAAAGCTCAGAAGCTGCTCGTGGcagtggatgagaagctcagtGAAGCAGATGTGAAGAAACAGCTCCTGCAGTACGCACCAGCAAATAAAAAGGA TGTCTTGGCTAGCTTCATCTGTGGCCTGTTCAACCTTTATGAAGATCTGTACTTCACATACCTCGAGATCAATCCATTAG tggTGACTACAGATGGTGTCTACATCCTTGACTTGGCTGCGAAGATTGATGCAACTGCTGACTACATCTGCAAAGTGAAATGGGGGGACGTGGAGTTTCCCCCTCCCTTTGGCAGGGAAGCCTACCCAGAG GAAGCCTACATCGCTGATCTGGATGCAAAAAGTGGAGCCAGCTTGAAACTTACTATTCTCAACCCTAAAGGCAGGATCTGGACCATGGTGGCTGGTGGTGGTGCCTCTGTAGTTTACAG tgacACCATTTGTGACCTGGGGGGCGTAAATGAACTGGCTAACTATGGGGAATACTCGGGAGCCCCAAGCGAACAACAGACCTATGACTATGCTAAGACTATTCTCTCCCTCATGACACGAGAGAAGCACCCTGAAG GTAAAATCCTGATCATTGGGGGCAGCATTGCCAACTTCACTAACGTCGCAGCCACTTTTAAG gGCATTGTGAGAGCAATTAAGGATTACCAAGGCCCTCTGAAAGAGCATGAGGTGAGGATCTTTGTGCGAAGAGGAGGCCCGAACTACCAGGAAGGATTGCGTGTCATGGGAGAAGTGG GAAAGACGACTGGGATCCCAATCCACGTCTTTGGCACCGAGACTCACATGACTGCAATTGTGGGGATGGCTCTTGGCCATCGACCTATCCCTAACCAACCGCCTGCCGCAGCCCACACTGCCAACTTCCTCCTCAATGCCAGCGGCAGCCCTTCG ACTCCAGCACCAAGCAGAACGGCTTCTTTCTCCGAGTCCAAGCCAGATGATATTGCTCCAGCCAAGAAAGCAAAGCCAACAGCACCTCTTG ATTCAATCCCAGCTTCAAGACCTGGTTCAG GTAAAGCTACAACCCTCTTCAGCCGCCACACCAAAGCTATCATTTGGGGGATGCAGACGCGGGCCGTGCAAGGGATGCTGGACTTTGATTACATTTGCTCCCGGGATGAGCCGTCAGTAGCTGCCATGGTTTATCCGTTCAC TGGTGACCACAGGCAGAAGTTCTATTGGGGCCACAAAGAAATCCTGATCCCAGTCTACAAGAACATGTCTGATGCCATGAGGAAGCACCCAGAGGTGGATGTTCTCATCAACTTCGCATCTTTGCGTTCTGCTTATGACAGCACTGTTGAAACGATGAATTACCCACAG ATCCGCACGATTGCCATTATTGCTGAGGGCATTCCAGAGGCACTGACACGCAAACTGATCAAGACAGCAGATAAAAAAGGAGTCACTATCATTGGGCCTGCAACT GTTGGTGGGATCAAACCAGGTTGCTTCAAAATAGGCAACACAGGAGGCATGCTGGATAATATTTTAGCATCAAAACTGTATCGTCCTGGCAGCGTGGCTTATGTTTCAAGGTCTGGAGGAATGTCTAATGAGCTCAACAACATAATTTCCCGAACCACCGATGGGGTCTACGAAGGGGTGGCCATTGGAGGAGACAG GTATCCTGGTTCAACTTTCATGGATCATGTCTTGCGCTATCAGGATACCCCAGGAGTGAAAATGATTGTGGTGCTTGGAGAG ATTGGAGGCACAGAGGAGTACAAGATCTGCAGGGGTGTTAAAGAAGGCCGTATCACCAAGCCAGTGGTGTGCTGGTGTATTGGTACCTGTGCCACCATGTTCTCTTCAGAG GTGCAGTTTGGCCATGCGGGAGCTTGTGCTAACCAGGCTTCTGAAACTGCTGTTGCAAAGAATCAAGCTTTGAAGGAAGCTGGTGTGTTTGTTCCCCGGAGTTTTGATGAGCTGGGAGAGGTCATTCA GTCTGTCTATCAGGATCTTGTAGCCAAAAGAGTGATTGAGCCAGCTGAGGAAGTGCCTCCTCCAACTGTGCCAATGGATTATTCCTGGGCAAGG GAACTGGGTCTGATCCGCAAGCCGGCTTCCTTTATGACGAGTATTTGTGATGAGAGAGGTCAGGAACTGATTTATGCTGGAATGCCCATCACTGAGGTCTTCAAAGAAGAGATGGGAATTGGAGGGGTCCTGGGCCTGCTCTGGTTTCAGAAGAG GCTACCAAAGTACGCCTGCCAGTTCATTGAGATGTGTTTGATGGTAACGGCAGACCATGGGCCTGCTGTATCTGGGGCCCACAACACTATTGTCTGTGCAAGAGCTGGAAAAGATCTCGTCTCAAGTCTCACTTCAGGCCTTCTTACTATT GGTGACCGGTTTGGTGGAGCACTGGATGCTGCAGCTAAAatgttcagcaaagcttttgacagtGGGATTATCCCTATGGAGTTTGTGAATAAGatgaagaaagaagggaaactGATCATGGGCATTGGACACAGAGTCAAATCA ATAAATAACCCAGACATGAGAGTTCAGATTCTCAAAGACTACGTGAAACAGCATTTCCCTGCCACCCCACTGTTGGACTATGCACTTGAAGTAGAAAAAATTACAACTTCCAAG AAACCAAACCTTATCCTGAATGTAGATGGCTTTATTGGAGTTGCCTTTGTTGATGTACTCAGGAATTGTGGCTCTTTCACACG GGAAGAAGCAGATGAATATATTGATATAGGAGCTCTTAATGGCATCTTTGTACTAGGCAGGAGTATGGGATTCATTG gaCACTATCTAGATCAGAAGCGCTTGAAGCAAGGCCTGTACCGTCACCCATGGGACGACATATCCTATGTTTTACCAGAGCACATGACTATGTGA
- the ACLY gene encoding ATP-citrate synthase isoform X3, with protein sequence MSAKAISEQTGKEFLYKYICTSSAIQNRFKYARVTPDTDWARLTQDHPWLLSERLVVKPDQLIKRRGKLGLVGINLTLDQVKVWLKQRLGQETTIANAKGILKNFLIEPFVPHKQEEEFYVCIYAAREGDYVLFHHEGGVDVGDVDAKAQKLLVAVDEKLSEADVKKQLLQYAPANKKDVLASFICGLFNLYEDLYFTYLEINPLVVTTDGVYILDLAAKIDATADYICKVKWGDVEFPPPFGREAYPEEAYIADLDAKSGASLKLTILNPKGRIWTMVAGGGASVVYSDTICDLGGVNELANYGEYSGAPSEQQTYDYAKTILSLMTREKHPEGKILIIGGSIANFTNVAATFKGIVRAIKDYQGPLKEHEVRIFVRRGGPNYQEGLRVMGEVGKTTGIPIHVFGTETHMTAIVGMALGHRPIPNQPPAAAHTANFLLNASGSPSTPAPSRTASFSESKPDDIAPAKKAKPTAPLGKATTLFSRHTKAIIWGMQTRAVQGMLDFDYICSRDEPSVAAMVYPFTGDHRQKFYWGHKEILIPVYKNMSDAMRKHPEVDVLINFASLRSAYDSTVETMNYPQIRTIAIIAEGIPEALTRKLIKTADKKGVTIIGPATVGGIKPGCFKIGNTGGMLDNILASKLYRPGSVAYVSRSGGMSNELNNIISRTTDGVYEGVAIGGDRYPGSTFMDHVLRYQDTPGVKMIVVLGEIGGTEEYKICRGVKEGRITKPVVCWCIGTCATMFSSEVQFGHAGACANQASETAVAKNQALKEAGVFVPRSFDELGEVIQSVYQDLVAKRVIEPAEEVPPPTVPMDYSWARELGLIRKPASFMTSICDERGQELIYAGMPITEVFKEEMGIGGVLGLLWFQKRLPKYACQFIEMCLMVTADHGPAVSGAHNTIVCARAGKDLVSSLTSGLLTIGDRFGGALDAAAKMFSKAFDSGIIPMEFVNKMKKEGKLIMGIGHRVKSINNPDMRVQILKDYVKQHFPATPLLDYALEVEKITTSKKPNLILNVDGFIGVAFVDVLRNCGSFTREEADEYIDIGALNGIFVLGRSMGFIGHYLDQKRLKQGLYRHPWDDISYVLPEHMTM encoded by the exons ATGTCAGCCAAAGCTATCTCGGAGCAGACAGGGAAGGAGTTCCTGTACAAGTACATCTGCACATCCTCCGCCATCCAGAACCGCTTCAAGTATGCCCGAGTCACCCCGGACACCGACTGGGCACGACTCACCCAGGACCATCCCTGGCTCCTGAGCGAG CGTTTAGTGGTGAAGCCAGATCAGTTAATCAAGCGACGTGGGAAGCTCGGACTGGTTGGAATTAACCTCACCCTGGATCAGGTGAAGGTTTGGCTCAAGCAGCGTTTGGGACAAGAAACCACG ATTGCAAACGCCAAGGGAATCCTGAAGAATTTTCTGATTGAACCCTTCGTCCCTCACAAACAG gaggaagagtTCTATGTGTGCATATATGCTGCCCGGGAGGGAGACTATGTCCTCTTCCACCATGAAGGCGGTGTGGATGTGGGAGATGTTGATGCCAAAGCTCAGAAGCTGCTCGTGGcagtggatgagaagctcagtGAAGCAGATGTGAAGAAACAGCTCCTGCAGTACGCACCAGCAAATAAAAAGGA TGTCTTGGCTAGCTTCATCTGTGGCCTGTTCAACCTTTATGAAGATCTGTACTTCACATACCTCGAGATCAATCCATTAG tggTGACTACAGATGGTGTCTACATCCTTGACTTGGCTGCGAAGATTGATGCAACTGCTGACTACATCTGCAAAGTGAAATGGGGGGACGTGGAGTTTCCCCCTCCCTTTGGCAGGGAAGCCTACCCAGAG GAAGCCTACATCGCTGATCTGGATGCAAAAAGTGGAGCCAGCTTGAAACTTACTATTCTCAACCCTAAAGGCAGGATCTGGACCATGGTGGCTGGTGGTGGTGCCTCTGTAGTTTACAG tgacACCATTTGTGACCTGGGGGGCGTAAATGAACTGGCTAACTATGGGGAATACTCGGGAGCCCCAAGCGAACAACAGACCTATGACTATGCTAAGACTATTCTCTCCCTCATGACACGAGAGAAGCACCCTGAAG GTAAAATCCTGATCATTGGGGGCAGCATTGCCAACTTCACTAACGTCGCAGCCACTTTTAAG gGCATTGTGAGAGCAATTAAGGATTACCAAGGCCCTCTGAAAGAGCATGAGGTGAGGATCTTTGTGCGAAGAGGAGGCCCGAACTACCAGGAAGGATTGCGTGTCATGGGAGAAGTGG GAAAGACGACTGGGATCCCAATCCACGTCTTTGGCACCGAGACTCACATGACTGCAATTGTGGGGATGGCTCTTGGCCATCGACCTATCCCTAACCAACCGCCTGCCGCAGCCCACACTGCCAACTTCCTCCTCAATGCCAGCGGCAGCCCTTCG ACTCCAGCACCAAGCAGAACGGCTTCTTTCTCCGAGTCCAAGCCAGATGATATTGCTCCAGCCAAGAAAGCAAAGCCAACAGCACCTCTTG GTAAAGCTACAACCCTCTTCAGCCGCCACACCAAAGCTATCATTTGGGGGATGCAGACGCGGGCCGTGCAAGGGATGCTGGACTTTGATTACATTTGCTCCCGGGATGAGCCGTCAGTAGCTGCCATGGTTTATCCGTTCAC TGGTGACCACAGGCAGAAGTTCTATTGGGGCCACAAAGAAATCCTGATCCCAGTCTACAAGAACATGTCTGATGCCATGAGGAAGCACCCAGAGGTGGATGTTCTCATCAACTTCGCATCTTTGCGTTCTGCTTATGACAGCACTGTTGAAACGATGAATTACCCACAG ATCCGCACGATTGCCATTATTGCTGAGGGCATTCCAGAGGCACTGACACGCAAACTGATCAAGACAGCAGATAAAAAAGGAGTCACTATCATTGGGCCTGCAACT GTTGGTGGGATCAAACCAGGTTGCTTCAAAATAGGCAACACAGGAGGCATGCTGGATAATATTTTAGCATCAAAACTGTATCGTCCTGGCAGCGTGGCTTATGTTTCAAGGTCTGGAGGAATGTCTAATGAGCTCAACAACATAATTTCCCGAACCACCGATGGGGTCTACGAAGGGGTGGCCATTGGAGGAGACAG GTATCCTGGTTCAACTTTCATGGATCATGTCTTGCGCTATCAGGATACCCCAGGAGTGAAAATGATTGTGGTGCTTGGAGAG ATTGGAGGCACAGAGGAGTACAAGATCTGCAGGGGTGTTAAAGAAGGCCGTATCACCAAGCCAGTGGTGTGCTGGTGTATTGGTACCTGTGCCACCATGTTCTCTTCAGAG GTGCAGTTTGGCCATGCGGGAGCTTGTGCTAACCAGGCTTCTGAAACTGCTGTTGCAAAGAATCAAGCTTTGAAGGAAGCTGGTGTGTTTGTTCCCCGGAGTTTTGATGAGCTGGGAGAGGTCATTCA GTCTGTCTATCAGGATCTTGTAGCCAAAAGAGTGATTGAGCCAGCTGAGGAAGTGCCTCCTCCAACTGTGCCAATGGATTATTCCTGGGCAAGG GAACTGGGTCTGATCCGCAAGCCGGCTTCCTTTATGACGAGTATTTGTGATGAGAGAGGTCAGGAACTGATTTATGCTGGAATGCCCATCACTGAGGTCTTCAAAGAAGAGATGGGAATTGGAGGGGTCCTGGGCCTGCTCTGGTTTCAGAAGAG GCTACCAAAGTACGCCTGCCAGTTCATTGAGATGTGTTTGATGGTAACGGCAGACCATGGGCCTGCTGTATCTGGGGCCCACAACACTATTGTCTGTGCAAGAGCTGGAAAAGATCTCGTCTCAAGTCTCACTTCAGGCCTTCTTACTATT GGTGACCGGTTTGGTGGAGCACTGGATGCTGCAGCTAAAatgttcagcaaagcttttgacagtGGGATTATCCCTATGGAGTTTGTGAATAAGatgaagaaagaagggaaactGATCATGGGCATTGGACACAGAGTCAAATCA ATAAATAACCCAGACATGAGAGTTCAGATTCTCAAAGACTACGTGAAACAGCATTTCCCTGCCACCCCACTGTTGGACTATGCACTTGAAGTAGAAAAAATTACAACTTCCAAG AAACCAAACCTTATCCTGAATGTAGATGGCTTTATTGGAGTTGCCTTTGTTGATGTACTCAGGAATTGTGGCTCTTTCACACG GGAAGAAGCAGATGAATATATTGATATAGGAGCTCTTAATGGCATCTTTGTACTAGGCAGGAGTATGGGATTCATTG gaCACTATCTAGATCAGAAGCGCTTGAAGCAAGGCCTGTACCGTCACCCATGGGACGACATATCCTATGTTTTACCAGAGCACATGACTATGTGA
- the ACLY gene encoding ATP-citrate synthase isoform X2, translated as MSAKAISEQTGKEFLYKYICTSSAIQNRFKYARVTPDTDWARLTQDHPWLLSERLVVKPDQLIKRRGKLGLVGINLTLDQVKVWLKQRLGQETTIANAKGILKNFLIEPFVPHKQEEEFYVCIYAAREGDYVLFHHEGGVDVGDVDAKAQKLLVAVDEKLSEADVKKQLLQYAPANKKDVLASFICGLFNLYEDLYFTYLEINPLVVTTDGVYILDLAAKIDATADYICKVKWGDVEFPPPFGREAYPEATYIADLDAKSGASLKLTILNPKGRIWTMVAGGGASVVYSDTICDLGGVNELANYGEYSGAPSEQQTYDYAKTILSLMTREKHPEGKILIIGGSIANFTNVAATFKGIVRAIKDYQGPLKEHEVRIFVRRGGPNYQEGLRVMGEVGKTTGIPIHVFGTETHMTAIVGMALGHRPIPNQPPAAAHTANFLLNASGSPSTPAPSRTASFSESKPDDIAPAKKAKPTAPLDSIPASRPGSGKATTLFSRHTKAIIWGMQTRAVQGMLDFDYICSRDEPSVAAMVYPFTGDHRQKFYWGHKEILIPVYKNMSDAMRKHPEVDVLINFASLRSAYDSTVETMNYPQIRTIAIIAEGIPEALTRKLIKTADKKGVTIIGPATVGGIKPGCFKIGNTGGMLDNILASKLYRPGSVAYVSRSGGMSNELNNIISRTTDGVYEGVAIGGDRYPGSTFMDHVLRYQDTPGVKMIVVLGEIGGTEEYKICRGVKEGRITKPVVCWCIGTCATMFSSEVQFGHAGACANQASETAVAKNQALKEAGVFVPRSFDELGEVIQSVYQDLVAKRVIEPAEEVPPPTVPMDYSWARELGLIRKPASFMTSICDERGQELIYAGMPITEVFKEEMGIGGVLGLLWFQKRLPKYACQFIEMCLMVTADHGPAVSGAHNTIVCARAGKDLVSSLTSGLLTIGDRFGGALDAAAKMFSKAFDSGIIPMEFVNKMKKEGKLIMGIGHRVKSINNPDMRVQILKDYVKQHFPATPLLDYALEVEKITTSKKPNLILNVDGFIGVAFVDVLRNCGSFTREEADEYIDIGALNGIFVLGRSMGFIGHYLDQKRLKQGLYRHPWDDISYVLPEHMTM; from the exons ATGTCAGCCAAAGCTATCTCGGAGCAGACAGGGAAGGAGTTCCTGTACAAGTACATCTGCACATCCTCCGCCATCCAGAACCGCTTCAAGTATGCCCGAGTCACCCCGGACACCGACTGGGCACGACTCACCCAGGACCATCCCTGGCTCCTGAGCGAG CGTTTAGTGGTGAAGCCAGATCAGTTAATCAAGCGACGTGGGAAGCTCGGACTGGTTGGAATTAACCTCACCCTGGATCAGGTGAAGGTTTGGCTCAAGCAGCGTTTGGGACAAGAAACCACG ATTGCAAACGCCAAGGGAATCCTGAAGAATTTTCTGATTGAACCCTTCGTCCCTCACAAACAG gaggaagagtTCTATGTGTGCATATATGCTGCCCGGGAGGGAGACTATGTCCTCTTCCACCATGAAGGCGGTGTGGATGTGGGAGATGTTGATGCCAAAGCTCAGAAGCTGCTCGTGGcagtggatgagaagctcagtGAAGCAGATGTGAAGAAACAGCTCCTGCAGTACGCACCAGCAAATAAAAAGGA TGTCTTGGCTAGCTTCATCTGTGGCCTGTTCAACCTTTATGAAGATCTGTACTTCACATACCTCGAGATCAATCCATTAG tggTGACTACAGATGGTGTCTACATCCTTGACTTGGCTGCGAAGATTGATGCAACTGCTGACTACATCTGCAAAGTGAAATGGGGGGACGTGGAGTTTCCCCCTCCCTTTGGCAGGGAAGCCTACCCAGAGGCAA CCTACATCGCTGATCTGGATGCAAAAAGTGGAGCCAGCTTGAAACTTACTATTCTCAACCCTAAAGGCAGGATCTGGACCATGGTGGCTGGTGGTGGTGCCTCTGTAGTTTACAG tgacACCATTTGTGACCTGGGGGGCGTAAATGAACTGGCTAACTATGGGGAATACTCGGGAGCCCCAAGCGAACAACAGACCTATGACTATGCTAAGACTATTCTCTCCCTCATGACACGAGAGAAGCACCCTGAAG GTAAAATCCTGATCATTGGGGGCAGCATTGCCAACTTCACTAACGTCGCAGCCACTTTTAAG gGCATTGTGAGAGCAATTAAGGATTACCAAGGCCCTCTGAAAGAGCATGAGGTGAGGATCTTTGTGCGAAGAGGAGGCCCGAACTACCAGGAAGGATTGCGTGTCATGGGAGAAGTGG GAAAGACGACTGGGATCCCAATCCACGTCTTTGGCACCGAGACTCACATGACTGCAATTGTGGGGATGGCTCTTGGCCATCGACCTATCCCTAACCAACCGCCTGCCGCAGCCCACACTGCCAACTTCCTCCTCAATGCCAGCGGCAGCCCTTCG ACTCCAGCACCAAGCAGAACGGCTTCTTTCTCCGAGTCCAAGCCAGATGATATTGCTCCAGCCAAGAAAGCAAAGCCAACAGCACCTCTTG ATTCAATCCCAGCTTCAAGACCTGGTTCAG GTAAAGCTACAACCCTCTTCAGCCGCCACACCAAAGCTATCATTTGGGGGATGCAGACGCGGGCCGTGCAAGGGATGCTGGACTTTGATTACATTTGCTCCCGGGATGAGCCGTCAGTAGCTGCCATGGTTTATCCGTTCAC TGGTGACCACAGGCAGAAGTTCTATTGGGGCCACAAAGAAATCCTGATCCCAGTCTACAAGAACATGTCTGATGCCATGAGGAAGCACCCAGAGGTGGATGTTCTCATCAACTTCGCATCTTTGCGTTCTGCTTATGACAGCACTGTTGAAACGATGAATTACCCACAG ATCCGCACGATTGCCATTATTGCTGAGGGCATTCCAGAGGCACTGACACGCAAACTGATCAAGACAGCAGATAAAAAAGGAGTCACTATCATTGGGCCTGCAACT GTTGGTGGGATCAAACCAGGTTGCTTCAAAATAGGCAACACAGGAGGCATGCTGGATAATATTTTAGCATCAAAACTGTATCGTCCTGGCAGCGTGGCTTATGTTTCAAGGTCTGGAGGAATGTCTAATGAGCTCAACAACATAATTTCCCGAACCACCGATGGGGTCTACGAAGGGGTGGCCATTGGAGGAGACAG GTATCCTGGTTCAACTTTCATGGATCATGTCTTGCGCTATCAGGATACCCCAGGAGTGAAAATGATTGTGGTGCTTGGAGAG ATTGGAGGCACAGAGGAGTACAAGATCTGCAGGGGTGTTAAAGAAGGCCGTATCACCAAGCCAGTGGTGTGCTGGTGTATTGGTACCTGTGCCACCATGTTCTCTTCAGAG GTGCAGTTTGGCCATGCGGGAGCTTGTGCTAACCAGGCTTCTGAAACTGCTGTTGCAAAGAATCAAGCTTTGAAGGAAGCTGGTGTGTTTGTTCCCCGGAGTTTTGATGAGCTGGGAGAGGTCATTCA GTCTGTCTATCAGGATCTTGTAGCCAAAAGAGTGATTGAGCCAGCTGAGGAAGTGCCTCCTCCAACTGTGCCAATGGATTATTCCTGGGCAAGG GAACTGGGTCTGATCCGCAAGCCGGCTTCCTTTATGACGAGTATTTGTGATGAGAGAGGTCAGGAACTGATTTATGCTGGAATGCCCATCACTGAGGTCTTCAAAGAAGAGATGGGAATTGGAGGGGTCCTGGGCCTGCTCTGGTTTCAGAAGAG GCTACCAAAGTACGCCTGCCAGTTCATTGAGATGTGTTTGATGGTAACGGCAGACCATGGGCCTGCTGTATCTGGGGCCCACAACACTATTGTCTGTGCAAGAGCTGGAAAAGATCTCGTCTCAAGTCTCACTTCAGGCCTTCTTACTATT GGTGACCGGTTTGGTGGAGCACTGGATGCTGCAGCTAAAatgttcagcaaagcttttgacagtGGGATTATCCCTATGGAGTTTGTGAATAAGatgaagaaagaagggaaactGATCATGGGCATTGGACACAGAGTCAAATCA ATAAATAACCCAGACATGAGAGTTCAGATTCTCAAAGACTACGTGAAACAGCATTTCCCTGCCACCCCACTGTTGGACTATGCACTTGAAGTAGAAAAAATTACAACTTCCAAG AAACCAAACCTTATCCTGAATGTAGATGGCTTTATTGGAGTTGCCTTTGTTGATGTACTCAGGAATTGTGGCTCTTTCACACG GGAAGAAGCAGATGAATATATTGATATAGGAGCTCTTAATGGCATCTTTGTACTAGGCAGGAGTATGGGATTCATTG gaCACTATCTAGATCAGAAGCGCTTGAAGCAAGGCCTGTACCGTCACCCATGGGACGACATATCCTATGTTTTACCAGAGCACATGACTATGTGA